In Vanacampus margaritifer isolate UIUO_Vmar chromosome 9, RoL_Vmar_1.0, whole genome shotgun sequence, the following proteins share a genomic window:
- the LOC144057298 gene encoding uncharacterized protein LOC144057298: MVAGMLMPLRDLRAIYEVLFRDGVMVAKKDKRPQTKHPEVQGVCNLQVIRAMGSLKSRGFVKETFAWRHFYWYLTNEGIVYLRDYLRLPLEIVPSSLQRFKKSASTLAMAQRAARVQYVEGPTSYVPKPGHRGDTESQEAVAERQSYRHRMMGPREKESYSDRTPRFRGRPLSAEHVRPKEIDDQSHLLFTKGNKFQGESMPMDRLHQQPEVSNEKATYQGRELSEVQKEKQLSLSSTSKAPWKNDVPKPSLNAGSSKTTPLLTVAPVAEAPDATDGIKHAPSSLKGNTDKMKIADANACKIITSNSTSSVPSETKIKKVVSKEAVESFLTASNVPATDKVNALSCQASVQGTRTVVTETVTTTHVITKPTNDDVKEKMKGNIDAEQATTEKAADKVKKSTLVKAASQEKSKLLTSTDIPVLKHANKDAVGEQIKGEMIKKESGSKIQVGSKTGKEMAKTTKVAIIQETAKSQPVMSVDADKMTTCKDPQNLIVSPTPVTLPAKSQNEEICETTATESSLTEVSTTTDTKMMVNTEKAKPDKVKTTPKQKKTESLGR; the protein is encoded by the exons ATGGTTGCTGGAATGCTTATGCCCTTGCGGGACCTGAGGGCAATCTATGAGGTTCTCTTTCGAGATGGTGTCATGGTGGCCAAAAAGGACAAGCGACCTCAGACCAAGCATCCTGAGGTACAAGGAGTGTGCAATCTACAAGTAATCCGTGCTATGGGATCACTTAAATCCAGAGGCTTTGTGAAGGAAACATTTGCCTGGAGGCATTTCTACTGGTACCTTACCAATGAGGGCATTGTTTACCTGCGTGACTACCTCCGCTTGCCGCTGGAAATTGTTCCTTCCTCCTTGCAGAGGTTTAAGAAATCAGCATCCACTCTGGCAATGGCTCAGCGAGCTGCAAGGGTCCAATATGTTGAAGGTCCTACATCTTACGTACCCAAACCAGGGCATAGGGGTGATACTGAAAGCCAAGAAGCAGTGGCAGAACGTCAAAGCTATCGCCATCGGATGATGGGTcccagagagaaagagagctaTTCTGACAGGACCCCCAGATTCAGGGGCCGCCCACTGTCTGCAGAACATGTTAGGCCTAAAGAAATAGATGACCAGTCGCATTTGTTGTTTACAAAGGGGAACAAATTTCAAGGTGAATCAATGCCGATGGACCGCTTACATCAGCAGCCAGAGGTGAGCAATGAAAAGGCAACATATCAGGGAAGAGAATTATCTGAAGTTCAAAAGGAGAAACAATTGAGTTTGTCCTCTACTTCAAAAGCCCCTTGGAAAAATGATGTACCAAAGCCTTCTCTGAATGCAGGATCCTCCAAAACAACCCCACTTCTTACTGTGGCTCCTGTTGCTGAGGCTCCAGATGCCACAGATGGAATTAAACATGCGCCCTCTAGTCTTAAAGGAAACACAGACAAGATGAAAATTGCAGATGCAAATGCTTGTAAAATTATTACCAGCAATTCAACTAGCTCAGTGCCTTCTgaaacaaagataaaaaaagtgGTCAGCAAGGAGGCTGTTGAATCTTTTTTAACGGCCTCAAATGTACCAGCAACTGATAAGGTAAATGCTTTGAGCTGTCAGGCTTCTGTCCAGGGAACTCGCACAGTGGTGACCGAAACTGTCACAACCACCCACGTTATAACCAAACCCaccaatgatgatgtcaaagaAAAGATGAAAGGGAACATTGATGCAGAACAAGCCACAACTGAAAAAGCAGCTGATAAAGTAAAGAAGAGTACATTGGTTAAAGCAGCTTCTCAGGAAAAATCCAAACTCCTTACCAGTACTGATATTCCTGTTCTAAAACATGCTAATAAAGATGCCGTTGGAGAACAAATTAAAGGAGAAATGATTAAAAAGGAATCAGGTTCAAAGATCCAAGTAGGATCTAAAACGGGTAAAGAAATGGCCAAAACAACAAAGGTAGCCATCATTCAGGAGACAGCCAAATCTCAACCAGTGATGTCTGTGGATGCAGACAAAATGACTACATGTAAAGATCCTCAGAATCTCATCGTCTCGCCGACACCGGTGACTCTCCCAGCAAAATCTCAAAATGAAGAAATTTGTGAGACTACAGCAACTGAGTCCTCACTAACTGAAGTTAGTACAACCACTGACACAAAAATGATGGTTAATACCGAAAAGGCAAAACCTGACAAAGTCAAAACTACACCTAAACAGAAGAAGACTGAG TCTCTAGGTCGGTAG